A window from Leuconostoc mesenteroides subsp. mesenteroides encodes these proteins:
- a CDS encoding AAA family ATPase, with protein sequence MKIKRLEISGFGRWSQESFDLSDGMQVIFGQNESGKTTLRAFIVGILFGFPTKKNGHNVYDPKDGSQYGGSLILETDEGDVKITRLNRTKTTLTVTRLINQTEIIDPEKWLKQKLSPLTREAFDDIFNFNQEDLTRIAQIKSVDFQKLLLNIGAVGSTGWLDVMDEFDKSADKLFAPRANKRPLNIAIKEYENATEELHRKSAELDEFMSTEQVLTDLETRQHEQEEKLLTVSQQLQETQQLIQQYQLFESAKKIEIENVPSIDEKQVVQARRLQIEVDSLSESISQHNEALNNIEVPREKSDDSTDQMILTKAQVAQRDLAVNTEKRADLLKQREQIEAQFEGDVPKGLTETELQNLSASNVYLLLTGVLILILFVSVFIMHWSALWMIALSVIAAIGIFYKQQKRNQIRQTIQKAYSPLNVQNIKKIQLEIDQYEQQKKDIQRLNEQIENQYDRLIELIQPIALKLDIQILSDSLELTIAQLISVQQQESLSEQSQRTMHVQQQNQIVTEIQRQQEKLSDKLNEQKIIFKKYHVADLHELQHALDQYNKNEQLKQRYQDIMNQIDESMRQKLLKYDNETQLLERKKQQQNDLTILQKHAFELQSDIAHYKAQQEQRTSNDQFMMSQQDLANQKTELIQQFGEYLAKKMSVKWINQALQDASQNRFPKMQQLATDYFQKLTDSRYVDIQFDKNTLQVVRNDRQKFSVVELSTGTQEQLYVAFRLALSQVIRDIINMPILVDEGFVNFDFGRKQNVIALLTDIGRNQQVIYWTADMHNEHFDKVLEL encoded by the coding sequence ATGAAGATTAAACGCTTAGAAATTAGCGGATTTGGCCGTTGGTCGCAAGAATCTTTTGATTTATCAGATGGTATGCAGGTTATTTTCGGACAAAATGAGTCTGGAAAAACGACCTTAAGAGCATTTATTGTAGGTATCTTATTTGGTTTTCCAACAAAAAAAAATGGTCATAACGTTTACGATCCAAAGGACGGAAGTCAATACGGTGGTAGTTTAATTTTGGAAACAGATGAGGGTGATGTCAAGATAACGCGTTTGAATCGTACGAAAACAACTTTGACGGTTACACGTTTAATAAATCAAACGGAAATTATTGATCCAGAAAAGTGGTTAAAACAAAAATTATCGCCACTTACAAGAGAAGCATTTGACGATATTTTTAATTTTAATCAAGAAGACTTAACCCGAATAGCTCAAATCAAATCAGTAGATTTTCAAAAGCTATTATTAAATATTGGTGCTGTAGGAAGCACAGGTTGGTTAGATGTCATGGATGAATTTGACAAGTCTGCTGATAAATTATTTGCTCCCCGAGCAAATAAAAGACCTTTAAATATTGCTATTAAAGAATATGAAAATGCAACAGAAGAATTACATCGAAAAAGTGCTGAATTAGATGAATTCATGTCGACAGAACAAGTACTAACTGATTTAGAAACTAGACAACATGAGCAAGAAGAAAAATTGCTTACTGTTAGCCAACAACTACAAGAAACACAACAGCTCATACAGCAATATCAATTATTTGAATCAGCTAAAAAAATAGAGATTGAAAACGTACCATCTATTGATGAAAAACAGGTGGTACAAGCACGGCGATTACAAATTGAAGTTGATTCGTTAAGTGAAAGTATTTCACAGCATAATGAAGCGTTAAACAATATTGAAGTGCCTCGTGAAAAGAGTGATGATAGCACCGACCAAATGATTTTGACCAAAGCACAAGTAGCACAACGAGATTTGGCAGTGAATACTGAGAAGCGTGCTGATTTGCTAAAACAAAGGGAACAAATTGAAGCTCAGTTTGAGGGGGATGTTCCAAAAGGGTTAACAGAAACTGAGTTGCAAAATTTATCTGCTTCAAATGTGTATTTGCTGTTGACTGGTGTGTTGATTTTAATCCTATTTGTTAGTGTTTTTATAATGCACTGGTCTGCCCTGTGGATGATTGCTTTATCAGTAATTGCAGCCATAGGCATCTTCTATAAGCAACAAAAGAGAAATCAAATACGCCAAACAATTCAAAAAGCTTATAGTCCGCTTAATGTACAAAACATTAAAAAAATACAGCTTGAGATAGACCAATATGAACAACAAAAAAAGGATATTCAAAGATTAAATGAACAAATTGAAAATCAATATGATAGGCTGATTGAACTGATACAGCCAATTGCATTGAAACTTGATATTCAGATTCTTTCAGATTCGCTAGAATTAACTATTGCACAATTAATCAGTGTGCAACAACAAGAAAGTCTTTCAGAGCAAAGTCAGCGAACTATGCATGTACAACAGCAAAATCAAATCGTTACTGAAATACAACGACAACAGGAAAAATTGTCTGATAAGTTAAACGAACAGAAAATCATTTTTAAGAAATATCATGTTGCAGATTTGCATGAACTGCAACATGCATTAGATCAATATAATAAAAATGAACAATTAAAGCAGCGCTATCAAGATATCATGAACCAAATTGATGAAAGTATGCGCCAAAAATTGTTAAAGTATGATAACGAAACACAATTGCTTGAACGAAAAAAACAGCAACAAAATGACCTAACAATATTGCAAAAACATGCCTTTGAACTACAAAGTGACATTGCACATTACAAAGCGCAGCAAGAGCAAAGAACTAGTAACGATCAGTTCATGATGTCACAACAAGATCTTGCTAACCAAAAGACAGAGCTCATCCAACAATTTGGCGAATATTTAGCAAAAAAAATGAGCGTAAAATGGATAAATCAAGCCTTGCAAGACGCATCTCAAAATCGCTTTCCAAAGATGCAACAGCTAGCAACGGATTACTTTCAAAAACTTACAGACAGTCGATATGTGGATATCCAATTCGACAAAAATACATTGCAGGTCGTGAGAAATGATCGACAAAAGTTTAGCGTAGTAGAATTATCTACCGGAACACAAGAACAATTATATGTGGCTTTCCGTTTAGCATTAAGCCAAGTTATTCGGGATATTATTAACATGCCTATTCTAGTAGATGAAGGCTTTGTTAATTTTGATTTTGGTCGCAAACAAAACGTTATAGCGTTATTAACTGATATTGGACGAAATCAGCAAGTTATTTATTGGACAGCTGATATGCATAACGAACACTTTGACAAAGTGTTAGAATTATAA
- a CDS encoding sulfatase-like hydrolase/transferase — protein MTVKNPLIIVSFDAMGAEDVAEHIDLMPNVADLIARGTHVKKVEGIYPTLTYPSHTTIMTGVYPAKHGIINNTKIQPELGDSPDWFWYARDIKTPTLFDLAHDKGLKTAAFLWPVSAKAPITWNIAEIFPNRIWTNQYFVSFHASSPYFLFDMNRKFGKLRKGIAQPQLDQFITKAAVDTIKHKKPDMTAIHLVDMDSHRHKYGVHSKQAYEALKRLDSNLGDIIQATKDAGTFEQTNFVVLGDHFQIDVANMIHLNKLFAINNWLTVTDKGLIANDWRVLAKTTDGSTYIYIKDLSLVEEVRAAIQQVPGIEMIYTSTDIIKWHINPEATFIVEAQNGFFFTDEVDRPVVVEATDEKELGQSDRYKAVHGFRPDKEGYQTTLVMAGPDIAHGIVEEASLVDEAPTMAQLLNLEFENVLDGIPLTKAFK, from the coding sequence ATGACTGTTAAAAACCCGTTAATAATTGTATCTTTTGATGCTATGGGTGCTGAAGATGTTGCAGAGCATATTGATTTGATGCCTAATGTTGCTGATTTAATTGCTCGGGGAACCCATGTAAAAAAAGTTGAAGGTATTTATCCAACGCTAACTTATCCTTCACATACAACTATTATGACTGGTGTTTATCCCGCCAAGCATGGCATTATAAATAATACAAAAATCCAGCCGGAATTGGGAGATTCACCAGACTGGTTTTGGTACGCGCGAGACATAAAAACGCCCACTTTATTTGATTTGGCACACGATAAGGGCTTGAAAACAGCTGCCTTTTTATGGCCTGTTTCAGCGAAAGCACCAATTACATGGAATATTGCTGAAATTTTCCCTAATCGGATTTGGACCAACCAATATTTTGTGTCTTTTCATGCTAGTTCACCCTATTTTTTGTTTGACATGAACAGAAAATTCGGTAAATTACGCAAAGGAATTGCTCAGCCTCAGCTAGACCAATTTATCACAAAAGCTGCAGTAGACACCATTAAACATAAAAAGCCAGATATGACAGCTATTCATTTAGTTGATATGGATTCACATCGACACAAATATGGCGTGCATTCTAAGCAAGCTTATGAGGCTTTAAAAAGGCTAGATAGCAATCTGGGTGATATTATTCAAGCAACAAAAGATGCAGGTACTTTTGAACAAACTAATTTTGTTGTTTTGGGTGATCATTTTCAAATTGACGTTGCGAATATGATACATTTAAATAAACTGTTTGCCATTAATAATTGGCTCACTGTGACTGACAAAGGACTAATTGCAAATGATTGGCGAGTATTAGCCAAAACAACTGATGGGTCCACATATATTTACATAAAAGATCTGTCACTAGTAGAGGAAGTTCGCGCTGCTATACAGCAAGTACCAGGTATCGAAATGATTTATACTTCTACAGATATTATCAAATGGCACATTAATCCAGAAGCCACTTTTATTGTTGAAGCGCAAAATGGCTTTTTCTTTACAGATGAAGTTGATCGTCCAGTGGTTGTGGAGGCTACAGACGAGAAGGAGTTAGGTCAAAGTGATCGCTATAAAGCAGTACATGGATTCAGGCCGGACAAAGAAGGCTATCAGACTACACTTGTGATGGCTGGACCAGATATTGCGCATGGCATCGTTGAAGAAGCGAGCTTAGTAGATGAAGCACCTACGATGGCACAATTACTTAATCTGGAATTCGAAAATGTTTTAGACGGCATACCGCTCACCAAAGCGTTTAAATGA
- the murE gene encoding UDP-N-acetylmuramyl-tripeptide synthetase: MKLTTETIQNLLVAHNLLLNAPDVDMTFDFLHYDTREVQKNTLFVIKGAFKRTYLDNVHGITGLITETKIDVDLPQWQVTNVQKALSLLSMAFFDYPQKQLWIGAFTGTKGKTTAAYFAYTMLKEATNNHTALFSTVDRITGPQVSDKKKSDLTTPESYELFKDMRQVVDNGMTHLVMEVSSQAYLKNRVYGLRYDVGVFLNISPDHIGPNEHPTFEDYLAHKLMLLDHSDEVIVNAETDHFDQIYTYAKKTHHKVYTYSHQMFTSEESAIHESKFTVVKSEFNEMLGSYRLNVPGDFNESNAMAAMMLVAFAGVKHQSMMKGLDEVFIPGRMLSLPIKGHGVAFVDYAHNFVSMRALLSFAQAQYPNGRVLVVVGSPGNKGVSRRADFGHVVSDLADVVYLTADDPQFESPLDIAHEIAAHINNDKLEVHYEMDRIAAIHQAISAAHENDIVIVAGKGEDPYQKIDGVDVPYIGDFAVVKKFKDQIKNL, translated from the coding sequence ATGAAATTAACAACTGAAACAATTCAAAATTTATTAGTGGCTCATAATCTATTGTTGAATGCACCAGACGTTGATATGACGTTTGATTTTTTACACTATGATACGCGAGAAGTGCAAAAAAATACGTTATTTGTTATTAAGGGTGCCTTTAAAAGAACTTACTTGGATAATGTACATGGTATTACGGGATTAATTACAGAAACAAAAATTGATGTTGATTTACCGCAATGGCAAGTAACGAACGTTCAGAAGGCGTTATCGTTGCTATCAATGGCTTTTTTTGACTATCCACAGAAGCAGCTATGGATAGGTGCTTTTACGGGTACTAAAGGTAAAACGACTGCTGCTTATTTTGCCTATACAATGTTGAAAGAGGCAACAAACAATCATACAGCTTTATTTTCCACAGTTGATCGCATTACCGGCCCGCAAGTATCCGATAAGAAAAAGTCCGATTTAACGACGCCTGAGTCGTATGAATTGTTTAAGGATATGCGTCAAGTTGTCGATAATGGTATGACTCATCTTGTGATGGAAGTGAGTTCACAAGCCTACCTTAAAAATCGTGTTTATGGACTTCGCTATGATGTAGGCGTCTTTTTGAATATATCCCCGGACCATATTGGCCCTAATGAGCACCCAACATTTGAAGATTATTTGGCACACAAATTGATGTTACTAGATCACTCAGATGAAGTAATTGTTAACGCTGAAACTGACCATTTTGATCAGATTTATACCTATGCTAAAAAAACGCATCATAAGGTTTATACATACAGCCATCAAATGTTTACTTCTGAAGAAAGTGCCATTCATGAAAGTAAGTTCACGGTTGTTAAGAGTGAATTCAACGAGATGCTCGGTTCGTATCGTCTAAATGTTCCAGGGGACTTCAATGAATCAAACGCAATGGCAGCAATGATGTTAGTTGCTTTTGCCGGTGTTAAACACCAATCGATGATGAAAGGCTTGGACGAAGTGTTTATTCCTGGTCGAATGCTTAGTTTGCCGATTAAAGGACATGGTGTTGCTTTCGTTGATTATGCGCATAATTTTGTCTCCATGCGAGCCTTACTTAGCTTTGCACAAGCCCAATATCCAAATGGCAGAGTGCTTGTTGTAGTTGGTTCTCCAGGTAATAAGGGTGTTTCGAGACGTGCTGATTTTGGACACGTAGTGAGTGATTTGGCTGATGTAGTTTATTTAACCGCTGATGATCCACAATTTGAAAGTCCATTAGATATTGCACATGAGATTGCAGCGCACATCAATAATGATAAATTAGAAGTGCATTATGAAATGGATCGTATTGCCGCCATCCATCAAGCGATTTCTGCTGCACATGAAAACGATATTGTGATTGTTGCTGGTAAAGGTGAAGATCCCTATCAAAAAATAGACGGTGTTGATGTGCCTTATATTGGTGATTTCGCCGTTGTAAAAAAATTTAAAGACCAGATAAAGAACCTATAA
- a CDS encoding HD domain-containing protein: MKKLLAEYQDTEHIDTFALIKAAEVRLTKTGKTYISVLFSDRSGDLPGNLWDATDEQIKTLVPGKVVSLQGVRGSYRDQPQIQITHIRLTEAGEPDSPSDFMTHAPVKEADMSEELSDFILSIANPTWNRLVRKLFTQYNDLFLKYPAAKMNHHAFGGGLSFHSLSIAKLAKNIVLQYPQLNQDLLISGALLHDLGKVIELSGPIATQYTLAGNLIGHITLIDEQIVLAANELHFDLQSEEMIVLRHVVLAHHGLLEFGSPVRPALIEAEVLHQLDELDAGIQMMTGALEKTNSGSFSDKVFGLDNRKFYKPEENW; this comes from the coding sequence ATGAAAAAATTATTAGCAGAGTATCAAGATACAGAACATATTGATACTTTTGCATTAATCAAAGCAGCAGAGGTACGTTTGACAAAAACTGGGAAAACTTATATCAGTGTACTGTTTTCGGATCGCTCAGGGGATTTACCTGGTAACCTTTGGGATGCTACTGATGAACAAATTAAGACTTTGGTTCCTGGGAAAGTCGTTAGTTTACAGGGTGTTAGGGGATCATATCGTGATCAACCTCAGATACAAATTACCCACATTAGGTTAACTGAAGCTGGGGAACCAGATAGTCCTTCGGATTTTATGACTCATGCGCCAGTGAAAGAAGCTGATATGAGCGAAGAACTGAGTGACTTTATCTTATCCATTGCTAATCCGACCTGGAATAGATTAGTTAGAAAGCTATTTACACAATATAATGATTTATTTTTAAAATATCCTGCTGCAAAAATGAATCATCATGCATTTGGAGGAGGACTGAGTTTTCACTCGTTGTCGATTGCTAAACTAGCAAAGAATATTGTTTTACAATACCCGCAACTTAATCAGGATTTGCTGATTTCTGGTGCCTTGTTGCACGACCTGGGAAAAGTGATCGAACTTTCTGGACCAATTGCTACACAGTATACATTGGCGGGAAACTTAATTGGTCATATTACATTAATTGATGAGCAAATCGTTTTGGCAGCAAATGAGTTGCATTTTGATTTGCAAAGTGAAGAAATGATTGTTTTACGTCATGTGGTGCTAGCACATCATGGTTTACTAGAATTTGGATCTCCTGTTCGTCCGGCATTAATAGAAGCAGAAGTTCTTCATCAACTCGATGAATTGGATGCAGGGATTCAGATGATGACGGGGGCTTTAGAAAAAACAAATTCAGGGTCATTTTCTGATAAAGTATTCGGCTTAGACAATCGGAAGTTTTACAAACCTGAAGAGAATTGGTAA
- a CDS encoding bifunctional folylpolyglutamate synthase/dihydrofolate synthase, producing MDKKMDKSELKVSTRYKTVLKSLDNTWRILDKGRVAVLKEVLTWLGHPDKSLKIIHIAGTNGKGSTGTMLGSILKTNGYTYGHFSSPFIMDDREQIRINGEMISKRDFLKYYDQLVVLFKHHDVPLYYLSYFEYFTIISLLAFVDQKVDLVIFETGLGGLWDATNAIETPMLTVFTKISIDHQNLLGHNVAEIAQNKAAIIKPGTWVIDYPGQDIEAKKVLRARTEKVGARWFEYKRDEIIIANTSPSGLDLIINGKSGYFLSMAGAFQVHNFSIVLKTKAALIEKGYQFDAEKTRNGIANVKMLGRMNYHADKNILFDAAHNVDGMQALVSALNSWHLKIKPTLILGVLKDKDYHEMLDEIIPFVQRVITVTPNNKTRALSADELATDILSNYPSIEVEIANDASAAISLAMRVRESSQALIVVTGSFYTLSAIHREGRI from the coding sequence GTGGATAAGAAAATGGATAAAAGCGAGTTGAAAGTTTCAACGCGCTACAAGACAGTATTAAAAAGTCTGGACAATACATGGCGTATTCTAGATAAAGGTAGGGTGGCTGTACTAAAAGAGGTATTGACGTGGTTAGGGCATCCCGACAAGTCATTAAAAATTATTCATATTGCTGGAACCAATGGTAAAGGGTCAACAGGTACAATGTTGGGATCAATTTTAAAGACCAATGGATATACCTATGGTCATTTTTCAAGTCCTTTTATCATGGATGATCGTGAACAAATCCGTATTAACGGGGAAATGATATCCAAAAGAGATTTTTTAAAATATTATGATCAGCTAGTTGTTCTTTTTAAACATCACGACGTGCCACTTTATTATTTATCTTATTTTGAGTATTTTACGATTATCTCATTGCTGGCATTTGTTGATCAAAAAGTAGATTTGGTTATTTTTGAAACGGGGTTAGGTGGTCTTTGGGATGCTACCAATGCGATTGAAACACCAATGTTAACTGTTTTTACTAAAATTAGTATTGATCATCAAAATTTGTTAGGCCATAATGTCGCCGAAATTGCTCAGAATAAGGCTGCTATTATCAAACCAGGTACATGGGTAATTGATTATCCTGGACAAGATATTGAAGCCAAAAAGGTATTAAGAGCACGAACAGAAAAGGTTGGCGCACGTTGGTTCGAATATAAGCGGGATGAAATAATTATAGCTAATACCTCGCCATCCGGGCTTGATTTGATTATTAATGGCAAGAGTGGTTATTTCTTAAGTATGGCTGGCGCTTTTCAAGTTCATAATTTCAGTATCGTATTAAAAACAAAAGCGGCATTAATTGAAAAAGGATATCAATTTGACGCCGAAAAGACTCGTAATGGTATTGCTAATGTGAAAATGTTGGGGCGAATGAATTATCATGCTGATAAAAACATTTTGTTTGATGCTGCTCATAATGTTGATGGCATGCAAGCATTAGTCTCTGCATTGAATTCCTGGCACTTAAAAATTAAGCCGACTTTGATTTTAGGTGTTCTCAAGGACAAAGATTATCATGAGATGCTGGATGAAATTATACCGTTTGTTCAGCGCGTCATTACTGTCACACCGAATAACAAAACAAGAGCATTATCTGCAGACGAATTGGCAACTGATATTTTATCGAACTATCCAAGTATTGAGGTTGAGATTGCCAATGATGCTTCTGCAGCTATCTCGCTTGCAATGCGTGTTCGTGAATCTTCTCAAGCATTGATTGTTGTTACTGGGTCATTCTACACGTTAAGCGCAATTCACAGGGAAGGTCGTATTTAG
- a CDS encoding tRNA-dihydrouridine synthase, with translation MSELNQNFFWDEVVAKVQSNHESKQPFFSMAPMEAVTDTVFRRVVAKAAGPDVYYTEFTNASSMVHPKAKFSVQGRLAVAEGEQQPVAQIWGSRPNEIAGSIEVLADMGYQAVDINMGCPDGTVIKNSSGSDLIRHPELAEKIIVAAQSGSLPVSVKTRLGFYKPEEFREWLTIILRHQVAVLTVHLRSRKEMSKAPAHYEYIDEILAMRDEIAPNTLIQINGDIKTRAQGIALVQEHPGIDGIMIGRGIFENPYAFEKQPRQHTLEESISLLNLQLDLFDEVSETVTTKHFEALKRYFKIYLRGFAHASALRQMLMDTHTTAEVREILTRELTNVYAAVADDKHIYRDNAAASADMALSANNHK, from the coding sequence ATGTCAGAATTAAACCAAAACTTTTTCTGGGACGAAGTCGTTGCAAAAGTACAAAGTAATCACGAGAGTAAACAACCTTTTTTTAGTATGGCACCAATGGAAGCCGTAACCGATACAGTTTTTAGACGTGTTGTCGCCAAAGCAGCAGGACCAGACGTTTATTATACTGAGTTTACTAATGCTAGTTCAATGGTTCATCCTAAAGCCAAGTTTTCTGTTCAGGGGCGATTAGCAGTTGCTGAAGGTGAACAACAGCCAGTTGCACAGATATGGGGATCAAGACCGAATGAAATAGCTGGGTCAATAGAAGTTTTAGCAGACATGGGTTATCAGGCTGTTGATATTAATATGGGTTGCCCAGATGGCACAGTGATAAAAAATAGTTCTGGCTCTGATTTGATTAGGCACCCTGAGTTAGCTGAAAAAATTATTGTTGCCGCACAAAGCGGTAGTTTACCGGTCTCAGTAAAAACAAGGCTGGGATTTTATAAACCAGAAGAGTTTAGAGAGTGGCTAACAATTATTTTGCGACATCAGGTAGCCGTTTTGACAGTTCATCTGCGCTCTCGTAAAGAGATGTCTAAAGCGCCAGCTCATTATGAATATATTGATGAAATATTGGCAATGCGTGACGAAATAGCGCCCAATACATTAATACAAATTAATGGTGATATTAAAACTAGAGCACAGGGAATAGCATTAGTTCAAGAGCACCCAGGTATTGATGGTATTATGATTGGTCGAGGGATTTTTGAAAATCCGTATGCTTTTGAAAAGCAACCGCGACAACATACATTAGAAGAATCAATTTCGTTGTTGAATCTACAGTTAGACTTATTTGATGAAGTTAGTGAAACCGTAACTACAAAGCATTTTGAGGCTTTGAAAAGATATTTTAAAATTTACCTACGCGGTTTCGCTCATGCATCAGCATTGCGTCAAATGTTAATGGATACACATACAACGGCTGAGGTTCGGGAAATTTTAACCCGAGAATTGACCAATGTTTATGCTGCAGTTGCTGATGATAAGCATATCTACCGTGATAATGCTGCTGCTAGTGCTGATATGGCATTGTCAGCAAATAACCACAAATAA
- a CDS encoding lipoate--protein ligase: MQFINYFNQDAYTNIAMDAWLLKNLKPEKPIFALWQNKKAVIVGENQNTFSEVNQAYIASENVQVVRRVSGGGAVYHDLGNICFTFFVPVATSANVDFHRFVKPMADALESLGIHVDISGRNDLEIEGKKVSGNAQRYAGGYLMHHGTLLWDTDVDAMVRSLNVADEKFISKAAKSVRARVGNIKDYAPEGLTISTFIDQLKYYLTDQGKDTEYVLNEEQKAAIKKMRDEKFSQWSWNYGKSPQFMYNNHAKYSGGAIDVQIDVNNGDITDINFTGDFLGVRDWREIKSAFIGIPFTHDAIAEVLDRNKDGQYFGSITNDELLETFFQKDEVKING; encoded by the coding sequence ATGCAATTTATTAATTACTTTAATCAAGATGCCTATACTAATATCGCTATGGATGCTTGGTTATTAAAAAATTTAAAACCAGAGAAACCAATTTTTGCATTATGGCAGAATAAAAAAGCGGTCATTGTTGGTGAAAATCAAAACACCTTTTCAGAGGTAAATCAGGCGTATATAGCGTCAGAGAATGTTCAAGTTGTTCGTCGTGTTTCAGGGGGAGGCGCAGTTTATCATGATTTGGGCAATATTTGTTTTACATTTTTTGTTCCAGTTGCGACTAGCGCCAATGTGGATTTTCATCGGTTTGTTAAACCAATGGCAGATGCTTTAGAGTCACTTGGCATACATGTTGATATCTCCGGACGGAATGATTTAGAGATTGAGGGAAAAAAGGTTTCCGGAAATGCCCAGAGATATGCGGGCGGCTATCTAATGCACCATGGCACATTACTCTGGGACACTGATGTGGATGCTATGGTACGTTCTCTTAACGTGGCTGACGAAAAATTCATATCTAAAGCGGCTAAATCAGTTCGTGCTCGTGTTGGCAACATCAAAGATTATGCACCTGAAGGGTTAACTATTAGTACATTTATTGATCAGTTGAAATATTATTTAACAGACCAGGGTAAAGACACTGAATATGTGTTGAATGAAGAACAAAAAGCCGCTATCAAAAAGATGCGCGATGAAAAGTTTTCACAGTGGTCATGGAATTACGGAAAAAGCCCACAGTTTATGTATAATAATCATGCTAAATATAGTGGTGGGGCAATTGATGTACAAATTGATGTTAACAATGGTGATATTACAGATATAAACTTTACAGGAGACTTTCTAGGGGTTAGAGATTGGCGTGAAATAAAATCAGCATTCATTGGTATACCATTTACTCATGATGCAATTGCCGAAGTACTTGATAGAAATAAAGATGGGCAATACTTTGGAAGTATCACCAACGATGAGCTTTTAGAAACATTCTTTCAGAAAGATGAGGTAAAAATAAATGGCTGA
- a CDS encoding DNA repair exonuclease: MKFIHAGDVHLGNPFSGLDKQLPFMLKKTVQTATIKAFEQLIDDAISAEVDFILFPGDLYNSAENSPFIQEVVSKQFQRLSDMKIDVFLSFGNHDFEADTRNHLPWPSNIHVFNQEVETKIKVLHSGEKVALTGFSYQTQRQTEKIIDSFPSKGDVDYQIGLYHGALGVVGNPYAPFSVSDMLQKNYDYWALGHIHIRQTLNKQPFIGYSGVLQGLNRKETGDKGYYLVHSENQRLMPEFKRVAQINWDSATISSMTDEADLIDQIINLKNDKITFWSITITAQIDATIIERINSGVTLDKIRDQLPTNMWVVRLNVANAGQLSLVTDNIDQQYWTDAMNKVFEASNIINYLPNQVPVFIREYFMSDDGQEELQNAMKQLIAERRQNNED; the protein is encoded by the coding sequence ATGAAATTTATTCATGCAGGTGATGTGCATCTTGGTAATCCTTTTTCTGGTCTGGATAAGCAATTGCCATTTATGCTAAAAAAAACAGTTCAAACAGCAACCATTAAGGCATTTGAGCAATTAATTGATGATGCTATTTCTGCTGAGGTTGATTTTATCTTATTCCCAGGAGATTTATATAATTCAGCTGAGAATAGTCCATTTATTCAAGAAGTAGTGAGCAAACAATTTCAACGACTTTCAGATATGAAGATTGATGTTTTTTTAAGTTTTGGTAATCATGACTTTGAAGCAGATACGAGAAACCATCTGCCCTGGCCAAGCAATATCCACGTTTTTAATCAAGAAGTAGAAACAAAAATAAAAGTACTTCATTCAGGAGAAAAAGTTGCATTGACGGGCTTTAGTTATCAAACGCAACGTCAAACTGAAAAAATTATTGATAGTTTTCCTAGTAAAGGGGATGTTGACTATCAAATCGGCTTGTATCATGGTGCACTTGGTGTTGTTGGTAATCCTTACGCACCTTTTTCTGTAAGTGATATGTTGCAAAAGAACTATGATTACTGGGCCTTGGGACACATTCATATACGTCAGACGCTAAATAAACAGCCCTTTATCGGTTATTCTGGTGTTTTGCAGGGCTTAAATCGTAAAGAAACCGGGGACAAAGGCTATTACTTGGTTCACTCTGAGAATCAACGTTTGATGCCAGAATTTAAACGTGTTGCGCAAATTAATTGGGATAGTGCGACGATTTCATCAATGACAGATGAGGCTGATCTAATTGATCAAATTATCAATCTCAAAAATGACAAAATAACTTTTTGGTCAATCACTATAACTGCTCAAATTGATGCAACCATTATTGAACGAATTAATAGCGGTGTGACATTAGACAAAATTCGTGATCAACTACCAACCAATATGTGGGTCGTTCGTTTAAATGTCGCTAATGCTGGACAGTTATCATTAGTTACTGACAATATTGATCAGCAATACTGGACGGACGCGATGAACAAGGTATTTGAAGCATCTAACATAATCAATTATTTGCCAAATCAAGTTCCTGTATTTATTCGTGAGTATTTCATGAGTGATGATGGTCAGGAAGAGCTTCAAAATGCTATGAAACAATTAATTGCAGAAAGGCGACAAAATAATGAAGATTAA